The genome window AGATTCAAGAGCTGACCTCAGTTATCAAAAAGGATATCACGGCTTTGAATACTGCTGTCGTAGACCTACAAGCTCTCTGCAATTCACAAAATGAGAGTGGCAGTCTCTCCAAGGACACAACAAACCATTCCACTACAGTCGTGGACAACCTTAAAAATCGTCTGATGAGTGCAACAAAAGAATTTAAAGAAGTTCTTACCATGCGAACCGAGGTCAGATAAAATCACTTGTTTTCCTCAATTATTGTGCTCCTTTCCTCCCTTGTAAAGTCTTCAACACAAATGGTTGCTTAAAACCTTTCTTCCCTTCATGCACAGAATTTGAAGGTTCATGAAAATAGAAGGCAAATATTTTCTTCGTCAGCTGCAAAGGATGAGTCAAATCCATTCATCCGTCAACGACCCCTTGTTGCTAGGGATCCATCGGAGTCCTCTGTGCCCCCAGCACCATGGGCCAGCGACTCTGCATCTACCCCACTATTCCAGAGGTACGGTTACACACACAATACTCCATGAATTTGTACTTTCACCTATCCACAGCCATTCAAAATTACCTTATTTATCCTTTCACGTGCTATGCTAGCTATATGTTGGGCATTGGGCTGCTAACGTTTCACTTGCTTTAGTCTATTCAAAATCACTTTAGTTGTCTGCTATCATGTAAAACTCAACCTGCGGGGGTAAGACCGCCCCCAcgctattatattaagaagaagaccttctcacgtAGGTCGAGAAAACCCCTGAAACCCTTGTCTCACCCATACACAACGGTAccatagcccatgtgagaacgaccgtgACCAGGGTCGGATCTTAGACATGTGCTTTTGCATGGAACAAACAAGAGGATTTTTTTAATCACagtctgaaattcgctcccatggagagtcgaacccaggacctgaggagtgaTACTCAGACCAACTAACCAACTCATCTAGAGGCCCTTTCACGTTTGCTATCATGTAGGTAATGTGGTACAAAAGAAACACTGTTCCATAAAATTCCTCATGTCTGTCTGAGTACATCAACCTTTGCACTAATCATGTTTATCATAATTCAATGTTATGTATTGCTTGTTCTGCTGCTGGTTTGAATATTTTCTAGGTTCCTAGTTTGATGGAACAACCTCAGTGCTTACTCATGAAATTTGTTAATTCAGCATGTGTTGGGCACAAGCTGTTTCATTTGGGTTAACATTTCTGTCTGTATTTGTATTTGAGGTCATGAATGCTGGCACACATGTCCACATTGAAATAAGATAGTCTTTTTTATTTGTTGTCTCTATGGTTGTCCTGAAGTTATGGTAGCCATGCAAACCGTGTTTGTGTGCTTTTAGATTCTCTTCTTTAATTTGTGCTCCCACTAACCAGGAAGAAGACTAATGGAGATCATGGAGCATCATCATCATCTCAGCCTTTCGTGCAGCAGCAGCAATTGGCAGTACAACAGGACAGTTACATGCAGAGCAGAGCTGAAGCTCTACAAAATGTGGAATCAACAATCCATGAGCTGAGCAACATCTTTACACAGTTGGCAACCATGGTTTCTCAACAGGGAGAGCTAGCAATCAGGTGAACTTCTTCATTTAAATTTTATTCTACATTTTTTCTATCTATTGTCCATAAAATAACAGCTCACACTTGAACTTAAATCCGTATCTTTGTTTTTTGACTGCTTATATTCTATCCCATGGACTTATCAAAGAGGAACATCGGCTGAAATGTTGACAGTGATTATGGCAATTTTCTGGCTGCTTAGCTATTTGGGTAGCTCATAAGCAGGCAGTGACACCGGCACTTTAACAGTACTTACTGCATTAGGGTTAGGTAGGGTTTGGAATTTTTATTTTTCTTAATAAGTACAGTAATTAGATTACGAGCATAAGGTTTAAGTCAACCAGTATCCTATCTATTGTTCTTGTACTTCTATCTATGTAGTTACTAGttagtactccctccgtcccaaaatagtatttgttttaggGTGTTAATGGATTCATACAATATTTGATGTATGTGtattatatatgtgtctagattcattgTCATCTATTTGAATATGGACACAAAAGTAAAGAGCTAAAATGAACAATATATTGGGACAGAGGGAGTAGATTATTAGGAAGGAGACTGTTGTTAAGAGTCAATACAATCCTTGGGCACATAAACAGTACCGCGTCACTGTGGCACTAGCACAGCGAAGGAGCCTACATGTGCCAAATTATGATCCATGAAAAAAATGAACCAACTTATGTACCTGGCTGATTAGGATATAATGGCATCCGTGATAATATAAGGACCTTTTTGGATATACGGGGGCTAACAGTTGGCGACTTGGCGCATATTTTTGAATACCAATTAGAAAGGCTAAACGTGGACTAATAAGAACTAATGGTAGCTAATTTAGTGGTTAGAGTCTGTCAGCCCTTATTAGCCCCGAATTAGCTCATGTTGAATTTATTTTcgtaaagtgggctaatttttagCTCTGTTTGGGATCCAATCAAGCCCTAAGTTCGGAATTGGTGGGAGCATATATCTTCCTGGATCTTATCCCCAAACAGCTCCATTATCAGTCCACACTGTCCCTATTGTATTGCAGCGATGTGCCCTACTGGCTATCTT of Zea mays cultivar B73 chromosome 8, Zm-B73-REFERENCE-NAM-5.0, whole genome shotgun sequence contains these proteins:
- the LOC100283387 gene encoding syntaxin 32, encoding MNPTRPAQASFRDRTNEFRAAVESARRHAAPSSSSAPTAASSSSTGSLDGMISATSARSEFNNRASKIGLGIHQTSQKLARLAKLAKRTSVFDDPTLEIQELTSVIKKDITALNTAVVDLQALCNSQNESGSLSKDTTNHSTTVVDNLKNRLMSATKEFKEVLTMRTENLKVHENRRQIFSSSAAKDESNPFIRQRPLVARDPSESSVPPAPWASDSASTPLFQRKKTNGDHGASSSSQPFVQQQQLAVQQDSYMQSRAEALQNVESTIHELSNIFTQLATMVSQQGELAIRIDENMEETVANVEGAQGQLLKYLNSISSNRWLMMKIFFVLMVFLMIFIFFVA